The Penicillium digitatum chromosome 6, complete sequence genome contains the following window.
ttcatctttcgGGTTTCTTGTTTGTTTACCATTTATCCCCCGCCTTCTGCCCACCGGTCCTGGGGCAACCTGGTGCCGACTGGGAAGTGAAGAGAGGGACTTCGTCACCATGTTAGCCTGCAACGTCCTCTGCCATTTATTTGCCATTTATTTGCCATTTCCCCAGCGTTGGCTCGCACCTCACCGTGGTGCTGGGGTCCAGTAATCCTTCGGGATGAAGCCAAGACGAGCCTCTTCaatgattttttttcctggTTGAGCTTTGGTATGTTTTCCCACATTGAAGTGCTAGGTTGTTCGGGTATGATGGCTTCCAGGTAGGGTTTTATGGTCGCGTgacttttcttttcttttctttctttgttctgGTTCTTGTCTGTACTTGTCCACGAGCGTTTGGTCTTTTGTTTCTAGATTGCTAGGTGGTTATGATTTAATTGCAGTGACTTTATTCGTTCTAGTTCTATTGACATGTAGTAGACGCTAAGGAGATGGAGGTTCAGACAAGATATGAAACGCTGGAGATGCAAAGAGTTTCCACAGGACCGAAACAAACAGAGTGCTTGAATGCTTTTGAGAAAAAGCCCAAATGAAGAATCAACCTGGAGATCAAAAGcagaatgaaaaaaaaaggaaacagTGACATGACAGAAGTGCGTGCAGTTAAAGAAGACCGAAGATTGCAAAGAAAGATTGCGCAAGAAAGCGAGCAAATGCCAAAAGTGACACACAAAGAAACCAGAAAGAGCACAAGAGACAAGAATTCCTCGGTCGGAAGAGCATCTCAGTCCGATGTATCCTCATCCTTACCAGGATACATGATATCCTGGCGATAAACTGCAAGACCATGATTGACAAAGACAAAGATGAACATGCAGACAATGCAGATCGTCATCGCAGAGGCAACACCCCTAATTGCCGAGCTCTCAAACGCGTTTCCAAGCGTAATAGTAGCAATCGTAAATCCCGTGTTAGGAAAAACCATCGCCCACCAGCTAAGATGGAACCTCGTCGGCGGTGACCGAATGACCGCAATAGCAGCAACACAGAAGAACCAAAAGCTCAGCGCCCACAAGAACGCGCCCGCTGCCAAGGCCAGGATCTCCAGCATCCGTCCATCGGCAGCTGTGTCCTTACTCCCCATCACGCGGAACGTCTCGGGAAGTCCCTGCGCCATCCCGACGAGAGCAAGCGCCGTGAACGCTGGAGGTCCAACGCAGATGAACATCGCCGGTCTGTGCTCGCGGCACGGAAGTCCACTCTCCATCAACCGTCCGATGTAATGTGAGTACATCATGAACGAGATGCAAAAGCCCAGACCCTGGAAAGTGATTCCGGCGGTGACGATGGGGATTGCTGCGCGCTCGGGCTGGCGAGAGGAGATGACAGATGCGATCGTGCCGCTTAGCATGATTGGGAAGGCGGGCAGGATCCATGAGGGCATCATTGTTTGAAGGCGGTAGATGTGCGAGGTGAAGACGACGGAGTATTGTACCACGGCGACCGAGAAGGTGCAGAAGCAGTATAGCCAGAAGAGGACTTCGAGGGTTGTTGTGAAGGATGGGACGGGATTGTCGCCAAAGTACTTCTCCAGACCGGTGATCATCGTGGCGACGGAGAGCCAGAAGGTTGGAAAGAAGAGGCCTTCCCGTTCGTGGCGGAGGGAGTCGAGGACTCCGCCGTGGATGATGAATCGCGATGCCATGAGAGAGCAGACGAGGGAAAAGAGGACGAGGTTGAATAAGTAGATGGCTAGACCGATCTCGCGGTCGCCTTTAAACTTGTTTGGCTGGTTCGCTAGTAGGAGGGCTAGGCCTCCGGCGCTCATGGTGAGAGTATACCATGCCCATGTGAAATGACGGAGGCGCTCGCGGAAGCTCAGTGGGTAGTGCTTCTCGCACTTGtctgaggaagaggatggtGCAGATGAAGAATGAAGCTCTTGACTGTGATTAGAGTAGGCCCCTAGTAGAATTGGATTGGACATTGTGTATCTAGATTTGATGCAATGAAGGCAATGAAGGCAAATGAGTCTTAAAGCCTCAAGGTTAGCACATCAACGAAAAAAATATAGAGGACCAAGACAAGACTAAGACTATCCACCCCTGGGGTttagaagagaagagaagaagagaagaagagaaaaagcgAAAAAGCAACAGAGAAGGGAATTCCAGTGATGAATGAAGTAGGAGAAAGAGCGAAAGGGGCCCTGTAAATATACGATGAACAAATCATCTCACTTCCCAATTTCCCAATTTCACTGAAGATCAGCCAAGAGGTTTCCCAAGACTATTTGAAAGACGATCCCCTCGAAAGGGAGTCTCTAAGTAGATCCCAGGATATTGGACTCGATTCATTCTCCCatcaggggggggggggggggggggttagtCCCTGGGCAATTCCGGAAATATACCGAGTCTGGGCATCAGGTTAGACAAACAATCTCGATGAGTTCTGTCTAGGGACACTGCCCTAGTCCTGAAGAGAAAGTACCAGGCTGATTGGCAATCTAGAATTGGGTTTACTATCAGACTCTTGAACTTCGATCTTTGGATGAATCTCAATTCTTTCGGGCCCTCTGATAGGCATTGAAAGGTCGAAACTGGCCTTCGCGTGGATGCCTGAGCGCCAAACGCCAAGATCTACACATCCTCTGGCTGTGatgagagagaagaagaagaagatgggaACACCATTGCGTGTCTGCACAACGTAGATGCCAAGATGAAGAGTACCATGTCATCGTTCAAGTCTCCGGTTGAATTTGATCTGAACCCCATCAGAAATCCACTTCATCACAGTCTCTGAAGGAGTCTAGAAGTCTATATCTCAACGGGATCTGATCGTTCATCCCAAGGACATATAAAAATCATCACTATCATCACtttattgaaaaaaaaagtcccaAAATTGTGCTAAACAATTCATGCAAtgcgccccccccccctttcaaaaaaaaaaaaaaaaaaaaaaaggaaatagTGACAGATTCAAATTAGGTAGCAACAGAACGCCAGTCCTTCGAAACATCTGGCAGCAATGCAGAAACCAAAAACACAGTCTAGGCACACGAGACCCAATCACATCATACGGTAGACCAGATCAGAGGCCAGCTCCGTCGTCGAATCCAACAACGCGCGGAAACTCTTGGGGGAAGTGAAATTCTCAGGCCGCTCGGCCTTGGCGTCCACTGACAACGAGGTTCCCGCGACCGAATCCTTGGCCGAATGATACCGTGACAGTTCCTTCACGGTGCATGCCGCATAGTGCACCACCAGTCGCCGCAGCTGGTTCTCCCGAAGTTGAGTCGCGGACGTTGGCGAGATTGGCTCCAGGCGGGCCGTCTTGGTGTAGGCGTAGTGCACCAGCTCCAATACCATCTGCGCCTTGGTTGCTGCCAAGCCGTCTAGAACTGGGGAATCGCCTGGATCGGCGGGTTCAAAATCTGTCAAGGATAACAGGAGCAGGTCGCGATGCAGCTTTCGAAGACAGAGCTGGGCAAGAGCAGGGATTAGGTACCGTGTGGCGAAGATGTAGACTTTCGCGTGGAAGGTGATGTCGGGGATGTCGTTGCTTGGCGTCTCGATTGGGTCTTTGAAGTGTGCTGGCTCGTCGTATTGTAGGGACTTGAATTCATCCCATAGATTAAGGCCCGGCGCACAGAGTGAGGTCGCTTGCTGGGTGGCAAAGGACATGTCGAGCATGGGTCGTTGGCGCTGTGCTTGGGTAATGATGGCGCCTTCACTTCGGTCTTGAGTCCATGAATCTTCCATCGGTCCTTCCGGAGCGGGTGGCTGTTCTTTGGTAGGTGCAGCTTCAGGTGTTGGCTCTTCAGCGGGCTGTTCCCAGTGCTCAGTCGGTTCTAAGTCTGGTTCTGAGACAGCGTTTGCTGTAGCCCATTCTTCAACGGGCGCTGCTTCTGGTTCCGGGACAGGCTCAATGGCAACTTCAGGAGGCGGTGTTGATGGCGGCGTAAGGTGGACAATTTCAGCGGGGGCGGAAGGGTCCTCTTCCACGAGCTCTTGCTTTTTGCCCTTCTTAcctttctttcccttctttttgTTTACCTTGGGCTCGTCTGGCTCCACTGTCGCAGGTTCTTCGGTCGGAACCGCCCAGTTATCGTCGGCAGGGCGCACTTCCGCGGCTGGTGTCTCTAGTCCAGCCTCCGCTTCGTGGTATGTCTCTGTCTCTGGCTCCAGCTTTGCGACATCGACTGGGGTCTCGGGTCCTGGAACCGACTCGGCCTCAGGCCCCGGCGCCAAGGTTGGAGTTACCGGCTCCTGCGCCTCGGCGGGCACAGGTTCAGACACGGGCTGAGACACTGGTGGCTCAGGCTCAGGTGCAGGCTGGTGATCCGGTCCTTGTTCTCCGTGACGACATTGTGGAGGTGGCGACGGAGCCAGAGGGGGTATAGTCGACGACATTGAACCAGTTCGATAGTTTCCCCCCCAGGTGGCAGTACTTGGCGAATTCTCAACTCCTCCATGCTGGTGCTCCTCCTGGACCTCCCGCTCGAGACGAGGGACACTATAATCGCCGGTGTATGCATACTCGCAGAAAGCGACAAAGGTTtcaacctcttcctcttccagaAGGGCGATGCGGTGTTTTGATTCCCTCGTTGGACCATTCATGAGATTGTGAAGTGGTTTGGAGACATGCTCGGTGAGCCCCGACTGGATTGTTAGCTTCGTATGCTGCGGGCCGACGAGAAAGGTGAATGGTTGTGAGTGGATGATGCTGAAGACGTTGGATTAGCAGTCTGCCAATGGTGTATCCCTACATCATAACCTCTCCATACCTGCTAAAATTGGGAGCTGACTCCATGAGGGATGGTTAACCTTCTACGGAAGGGATGAGATGAGATTAATCTACGTTCTTACATGCAGGATAGTCCCATTAAATAATCTACTTTCGATTCCCAAGGCGGACCTTGGGCGAAGATGGTAGTCTGCAACGTGTGCAGCTGTGATGGGGGCAAGAATTCCAGGATCCGTTGTACTTACGCTAGACCGGATGACTCTACGAAGTCCTctctctgtacggagtatgagCTATGGGAAATGAGTCCAAAGAAGATGAGATGCTATCATGGATCCTCACCCTATATCCCTCTCCATCTCCTCTGGCTCCTCCCAATACCAATGACCACCCACTCGTTCTTTTTGAACCATTTGAATGCGATGCCGCTATCACcgagaccaaaaaaaaaacacgcaGAGCAGCCATACAGAACAGCCGGTCGTCACTGGATCCTAGGCTGTCCAATTGTCGCGCGACGTTAGCGTCAGCAGGTTTGTGCCCAATCCCTAACCTTGAGAGAACCCAATCTATAACCTCCTTGGGTTGTTCCTGAGAACCATCGTTTTGGAATTTGAGGCGTCACTGATTGGGATTTTGATTTGTCGTGAATATTCGGGAGATATTAAATGTAGCGGTCAAACAGTTGTACAACGATACCCTGCCTCATTATAACGAGGCTGGATGACAGTTATCGAtgtttacggagtactccgtacttcacACAGATATAAAAATAGACGTTTCACTTCTGCTCTTCTGTTACAGGTTGAATGTATTCCCTACCCCTCATTCCCATAGAAATTAGCTTATCCCACTGTCCTAtcgagagaagaaaaaaaaaaaggcagcaAATCTATCCAATTGGCAGTGCATAATGAATCACACTTCAGTATTCTCCACCGGTCAGATGTAAGAAAGAGTAGCGCAGTCTATCGAGATATATCCAAGCCATCCAATGATGTACAAAAAAACCTATCAACTAGAATGAAACCGAATCTCCGTATTCCCAGGCTCCCACTCCCTCAATCCTTCCCCAACACTATACCAAAACCGCAATCGTATACACTCCTTCCTCGCAGCCTCTAAATCTCCCTTCTCAAACGCCTCCCCAAGTCTCCCCACACACTCGATAACCCTCTCCTGATTCTCTATCTTAAGCGCATTGATCTGCGCCTCCGCATCAGTAGAAGCCCCAACCTCCTCAAT
Protein-coding sequences here:
- a CDS encoding C4-dicarboxylate transporter/malic acid transport protein, putative — translated: MSNPILLGAYSNHSQELHSSSAPSSSSDKCEKHYPLSFRERLRHFTWAWYTLTMSAGGLALLLANQPNKFKGDREIGLAIYLFNLVLFSLVCSLMASRFIIHGGVLDSLRHEREGLFFPTFWLSVATMITGLEKYFGDNPVPSFTTTLEVLFWLYCFCTFSVAVVQYSVVFTSHIYRLQTMMPSWILPAFPIMLSGTIASVISSRQPERAAIPIVTAGITFQGLGFCISFMMYSHYIGRLMESGLPCREHRPAMFICVGPPAFTALALVGMAQGLPETFRVMGSKDTAADGRMLEILALAAGAFLWALSFWFFCVAAIAVIRSPPTRFHLSWWAMVFPNTGFTIATITLGNAFESSAIRGVASAMTICIVCMFIFVFVNHGLAVYRQDIMYPGKDEDTSD
- a CDS encoding HSCB C-terminal oligomerization domain-containing protein: MESAPNFSSIIHSQPFTFLVGPQHTKLTIQSGLTEHVSKPLHNLMNGPTRESKHRIALLEEEEVETFVAFCEYAYTGDYSVPRLEREVQEEHQHGGVENSPSTATWGGNYRTGSMSSTIPPLAPSPPPQCRHGEQGPDHQPAPEPEPPVSQPVSEPVPAEAQEPVTPTLAPGPEAESVPGPETPVDVAKLEPETETYHEAEAGLETPAAEVRPADDNWAVPTEEPATVEPDEPKVNKKKGKKGKKGKKQELVEEDPSAPAEIVHLTPPSTPPPEVAIEPVPEPEAAPVEEWATANAVSEPDLEPTEHWEQPAEEPTPEAAPTKEQPPAPEGPMEDSWTQDRSEGAIITQAQRQRPMLDMSFATQQATSLCAPGLNLWDEFKSLQYDEPAHFKDPIETPSNDIPDITFHAKVYIFATRYLIPALAQLCLRKLHRDLLLLSLTDFEPADPGDSPVLDGLAATKAQMVLELVHYAYTKTARLEPISPTSATQLRENQLRRLVVHYAACTVKELSRYHSAKDSVAGTSLSVDAKAERPENFTSPKSFRALLDSTTELASDLVYRMM